The segment ACGCAGCAACAGTTGCAGCTGCCGTTCTTTAAATTTCAGATAATTTCCACATTTTATACTTTGTTTTCGAGTATTTTCAGTCTTTATTCCACGTAAGGCAACAAGCCGAGCTTAAGTCCGGGCGTGACTTAAATTGACGCTTCTGCATGCGAAATTGTCGACttaagacagttggatttAAATGCGGCTAAGTTAAAGCCCGCGCGAAACCtctataaatttaatacagtTGGTTTTGTCATACATAAATTTTATCGGGGTTTTCATTGGGACCCGaaggaaaacttgaaaatatgtCGACCGTGCCGTTGGAAAACTTGCGTCGGGAAACGGCAACGCGCTCACCCAGCATGGAATGCTTGGATGAAGCAGACGATGTCTCCACCCAAAATATTCACGCACAGGATCGGCTCAGGTATGCTTTTCTCGACAAAAGATTGAACAATGCAAACGTGTGCCAAAaactatcaattttttatactaGTTACGTTCCCGAATTATTTCAGCGCCCCCCCCAAGACCATGCTTaagtattgcatttttttccactATATGTTCTCCCTTGCTATGCTCGTCAAGCTTACACCTTATATACTGAAGCAATTCAATATATCTATTGTGCCTGTCGAAGAATTGGAAGTTCCCGATGTAAGCATTAAGTTATAGTAATGTTGGCGTCTTTATGTAATATCCAAGCATAGCACTTCTCGCAATttctaataatataaaatattgaaaatctttCAGCCCCTCACCTGGGAACTGGTTTGGCTCCCAAGCGTCCTATCCTCAACCCTAGCTCTTCATTCTATGAGGAAAAACAGCTATGTCCTCATGCGTTACTACATGACGGGGATCGTCCTGCTGGGATTCCTGCCACTTCTCAATGGCATCTTGGAGTGGTTGCCCGAAGTTATTATGTACGTCTTTGCCGAAAATTTCAtagatttttatgatatttttttctggatgGTAAGTGTATTGAACGGGCATcaaaataggtaaaaaaataataatgcgATTTCAGAGTTCGAACGATTCCAGTGTGCTTACTTTCACGAATTAGTATATTGTATAAGATTTGTGGTAATTAGATTATTACCGCACGCGATTGGTGGCCTCACACCGAGCGTTCCTCGAACCGGTGAGGCGGGGTACGCCTGATGTTTGTGACACACCATtgtgaaagaaattttatgctCTCTGTTTTCGCCGAATAGTTGAAAATGTTCTTGTATCTTTGATATCggtatttttaatagaaaaatcgatGTCACTTCCGGGCAAATAGGGCGTCGTAGACAACGATACAATACCGGGTGATAACAGAAATTAAGAAATCATTGTATTTACGATAACgtatgagaaattttttttataaacttaagtattttaatttaaattaaaagtaaaatgtgGCGAAGCAACTATTTCCAAAAGAAATGACTTCGGTTTTGAGGTCtaatttgggaaaattttaaacatcagaAAAGTGCTAAATCCGCCTACATCAATGTCGTTTCCGTATTTCATCACAACATGAATTCTGCGAACTCTGCAATATTTGGTgtatgaaataaatgaaaaatattctttcaGGATCTACCCTGTGGACTGCTCTGGTACGGATTTATATTCCTCGCTGCGAATGTACATTCGTTTTCCCTCTACTTTGGGTACAAGTTACTATGTGATTGGAGGCTCAGTAGCAACCACATGGACTAGACGCTTCAACACTGAGAAGTGTCTCCCCTTTCGAACGCTTTTTGTTCTATTAAGGAAATACATATACACAGATACAGGATGTGTCCTAGACATACGGCGTATATTTAAGCGAATATTTTTTGAGCCAAATGATAGAAGACGTTCccataaacatatgtccgtgatcatttcattttcgaaaataaagtgttataaataaagaaaactacCCTCACGTTTCCGAGTTCAGCACTCATTCAGAGGATTAGACTGATGCTGGAGACACTTACTTTCTACAATTTTTGGAGATTTTCAAGAGTAAATTAaattcacttaattttttgagtttcATTAAGTTCGTTCGAGTGTGCGCAAGAGTGTGTAcgtcattttgaattttgaaaataaacgaatATATTAAAGAATATCAAGAGATAGATAAGtcgtatttttaattaatttaaaattgttctaattggagaaaattatgaaaattggaaaaatctgGGGTGCGTTACTGGTtttgttgtttaaattttcgaaataccaGCCCGAGTAGTACAGTGCCGAAATTTCTGCGTGAACTTTGATGAGTCTGAAAGACCCGCAAcgatatcgtttttttttcaaatggcgaCAGTTTTACTAAACTTAACTGCCCACCACTGCCACTGCCTGCCACTGGTTGAGGGTCAGTTCTATACCGTAAAAGGGTTTTCTCATACCCATTGAACAATTCGATTTTTCATTGCCTCATTGTAGATCGGCGATACGCCAACACGATGACGAATATACCATGACGGTAGTCCTAGGCTGCGAATAGTAAGAATCAGAATTAGTGAGAAATCCCACAGATCATGTACACACGTCTATATGGaaataaatgatattattACTAAACCCAGacagaataaatatttcagagCTTTATATTCTTGTCGGTGGCTTCTCTCCAATAAACAGGCCAGAGCGAATTACAGGCGAGATCAGGCAATTTGTGGCCAATTCAAGACTTATTGCATGGAAAAGACTTCCAACCTTGATGTTGGCCACTCTATCACGAACGAACAGATCAAAGTTTCAAGCTAAAAGCCGCTAAATCCATCAATAAGTCAAATATCCACAGCCTATAGGCTATAACTTAGCCTAAATCTCCATTTACCCCTGACGGTTCAAAAAAAGCCTGTTTTGTGGGGGCGCGACCCCCTAAATCAGTTGGTAAAAATCCCTCCACCACCTGgggttttattattattatttatgattattgTTATGTGGAGGCGGCAGCTCTGAACATTCAGAGATTGCCATCTCAGATGGTTATTTTTCTTCCAGAGGACGGGCAGTAGTTAAATCTAATGGGagattattttgcatttaaggATAATTTTACGACGTTAAATTGTCGAAATTATACTCGTGGCGTGACGTCATAGGTTCGACGTTCCACGGTCTGCGGAAAAACGGTGAAATAATGTCGTTAACGTACGTTTCGGGTCGGTAAAATGCATAATAAATGTAAGTAACTTAAGGATGCCAAAAGGGGTTTTTGTGATCCACTCGTTGCcaatttcacattttattaagtttatatttaaaacGAGAACTGGGTTTTTTTTAGGAAAGAGCAGAAGCTTATTTTAAACCTAATTCATTACTTTCGCAAAGAAAAAGATACAGACGACCTCTTTTCTCCTAGTTCCAGGACACGAAGTAAGTACTTAcctactttaaattttaacgtttcaaGTTACTGTGTctaatttctataaaaaaaggaaaaaacttaGAGCTTTTTTTGGACATTCCAGGCCATCCAAGCtttattattgctttttgGCTGCAATGTAATATGTATAACAGAGCAATAATAAAACAAGTTTTACTCGATGCCCAACAAAAGCCTGCAGAAAACAAGCGGTTCAATTTAGGGGTGGGTCGTTATTGCAGaaaattcagtatttttcgTTCGTAACGTTTAGTGTTCTCATTTTTAAAGAGTCGCTAATTTAATAGGAGTGTCCGTATCTATCGTAGATAAAGTTAAATAAAGGGACATTCAAATGCTAAAGATGTAGAACTTCTTATCTATTCATCATCCAGTGGGGAACCATTATACAGTCTGTCGCAGATAAGGATGAATGGCCTGAGGATCTCGGAAGAGCTAATAGATACAAAATGGcctaaattaggaaaaagttctGCAGcttaaagcaaattaataatctcTTTTTATACCGGCTAAGTTCCGAAAGGTTGCGGAGATATCTGGAAGAGAACGGGTATGACGAATTTCgctttttgcaaataattctCGTACGGTTACAGTTAGAGAAATGCAAGTTTCACATTATTGAGAaacttttttgagaaattcgtAGCGATGTtgccagatttttttttttaatctttattttcggagttaaaaaacttttgagTTTCATATAGGCGCAATATggattatttacattttcaaaatcgtttgatttataataatggtataaaataaataaataaatgctatGGAAACGGTGAAAAGAGCATATTCATGTTTGAACAATAATGGCGgtttatttgaacatttgttagaATTTAAAACCTCTATTCGAgcaatattattataattaaaaacataatttaactaaattctTTGTTCTTATTTTATGCTGATTTCAGGGATACGCAtaagtaaatataattatGCACCGAACGAGGAAATTTAAGATTCTGCaactctaaaatatttttgacggTTCCAtggtgtttatttatttattatgtgcCATCGCCACCGGTCAAAATCTTCGttgatttatgaaaaaaatgttcaatgtaTAACTCGTAGAGTGTCTGAGAAAAAAACCAAATGCGATTCGGAGAATTTCAGTTGGATTTTAAAAAGGTGAATATTTTCTGTTGCGCTTATATGAAAATCGAAAGTTCAACCGTTTATCTCCGAAAGTCGGGACTTCATAAGAAAACTGGCAACACTCTTGCGAAGCCCTCAAAATGGTGCCTTGATAATATGAAACTTTTGCTCCTCTAACCGTTTTCGTATAGGAGTCATATGCAGAAACGAAAATCGTcaagttcgttttttttttttttcccccGATGTCTTTGTGACAATTCGGAATTTAGCAGCTGTGAAAAAAGACaactaattttctttaatttgcgCAACTTTTCCCGAATCCAAGCGACTTTACACTCGATAGCGTTTACGAGATTCCCATGCCGTTCGTCTTTATCTGGGACGGGCTGTATAACGTGCGTATTAACATCTGTGCTGTGCGCACATGGGACgagtttgttttaatttaattttgatagaAGAGAGGcttatcatcatcatcatcattaataaaattactgtATTTTAGGGAAACACGTAATTAGCCGCtcgttatatttaaaattaataaatgctgACTGAATAGGAACTTCGGGAGCTTGCACGGATCGTTAACAAAATCACAACTTAAgtataaaaaatcttgaatttccaagggatGATATTTTCCGGGGCGTACGTCTAAAGCCCCAAAAAGACCTACTTCTCCACAACAGtataaattatttcgaagTATCCGATCCGCACTAACACCAGCgttctttacaagtctaattCTCAGATTTTACCCGTGTGCATCGTGATTGCTGTTTTGAACGTTGAATTTACGTCCCTTCGAAACTCAGCTACATCTATATATTTTGTGAGCATACACAAAATGACGCCTGTTGCTGACATGAGGAATCGCGTGGTCCTCACCATCTTCTGCGTCCATAGCCTTTCTACACACACTGCAAGTTCCAGATGTTTACCCTTTTTTCCCACGTGTTCCTTGACGAGGTTTTGATCTTACGGGATCAATATGTATATCAAGAAAGTAAGCGATCTCGTAGCTGGTCAGTTTTTACTGCACTGCACGTAATAATATGCCATTGGCTTgatagttttaaatattaatcataAGAAGTTTCGTTCATGCAGttaagtgtttttattttcagacttttcatgAACGTTCATCACTTCCTCAACATGAGTTTAATGCACcgcaaattgaaaatatttattttacatttacgTCCATTTGATATTGCCAGATTCGCTGATATAACcagatattgatatttttgcgTGATTGTCAGATGCGATCTTTAAAAAAGCAAGTTATCAATGTTATGTtgcagtttatttattttaaccaaAATTACCATTACAATCTTCCATTTCTCGATtgctttattattgttttaactgCGAGCGCGTatccataaaattaatattttagggAAACTGAATTATCAATACATTCAGTaatgttaattttctaaaGGTTTTACAAACTGTATTGACCcgatcaataaaaattacatttaaaatagcCGTGCGTTTACATTTTTGCCCTTCCTGCCCGTTGCACGAGTGTGCGAGACTTCCGTGGTCCACGTGCGGGGTTCGCCGAATCCAAGGGAAGAAAATCTTGAAGGTGACCACTTAACCTTCAGCCTTTGTTGCTAATTTCCTTTATGTTTCTCGGCGAATtgaattacattttaaaattaacggCCCGCATTGGAGTAGGTGCAAGGAGTATTGAGGAATTCGAGAGGTACATTCCTTAATGAAAAGTTTCTTCTCGAAAACTGAAGGTTAATCCTCGTTTCGGGGTGCTTCATTCCCGCTACATGTTCCGATGAATAACACATGTATCGGCGCTAACGTAATATCGGAAAATATTGGTTTGGGGGAGCACCCCCAATGTTAAAGATGAAAGATAATGCCCACAAAGGTGGATTAGAAGAAGATAGTTCGCCGACGTTAAAGCAAATTCTctgaagtttaatttataGCCACAATTGCTGCACCCATGTCGCCAGGCACCTATACGATTTCGCCTGAGACGGGTCCTTTCACTGTTGTTCGATTAACGTAAACGCAGCCTGCatccttgaaatattttcaggtGGCAAACTTCCACTTGATAATAGGAATGAAGGGGTCAGTTTTTTGCgctacttttttcattttgacatCTCTGACCGACATCCTCTAATTcagctaaaataaagtatTCGGGATAATAAAGGCGCAGATACGTCTATCGCTACGGTTTGGGATAGTTGGAGCACTATTCCGTCGAAACTTCAAAGTTTTTCCTAATGCCGACGTGTACATCCGTAAAGATAGAATTTTTCTGCCCCCACATCACGTTTCCCCGGGAACAATAGAAAAGATAAGGTCTTTGATGGCATGTAACCAGGATCATCGGTAGTAATGTTACTGAAGTTACTCCCGCGAATAATTTTAGGCCCGTCGTGGAGCGGGAGCGTCAACGTTCGAGGGAGCAAAAGGCACTTTTCTCCAGAGGTGTGCAGGTAAATTTTTTCTACCGCAAGTGTTTTATTCTACAAAACAGAAACAGGAAgtacgttaattatttttaatacgtgGAGAGGAGAATACTGTTGTTCCCTAGAGGGGAAGGTACTTTCCTTCCTAATAAATCTGCATATTTACGACCTATAGAGATGAAACGGCATCGGTCTCTATGGTATACGGTTTGGTTTCCCTCCACTCGTTCACGTTAAAACGGCAATTTGATCGTTTTAACGTGAATTGTCGACGAGCTCGCTCTTAGTTTCTACATGTAAGTggcattttcgaatttttcagtCTTGAAGAAGCAGTTTCGCGACCTCCTCACAATCCCGATTCATTCCCAACCCACCGATGCAATCACAAGCGTGACGCATCACGGTTCGTGGTAGGTCTCACACCTCTCACTTGACCGCAACGGTTTCCCTTTTTCGAAGTACTTCTACCACGTTGCGGTTCGCGTTTCGCTCCACGGTACCAACTTCTGAGTTGTTTCCTCGTGGTTTCCTTGCCACGGTTCAGAGATCTGTCGCGTTCGCTTtcgataacaaaaaaaaaaaagagaaaaaaaaagacaccACCGTCGAATTGAACACCGCTGGTGGAAAGGGTGCGCGAGTAGCATCGCACTGCCTTGAAATTCGTGCGtccattatttcttaatgataccgaatgataaatttatttacgtttgaatttgttaatgtaaTGGGATTAGTTGGCCACCGGCGCAATTTACTGAATAGGAATTtaggtatttatttattgccgGAAGCTTCCTGATATTACCGAATATTCCACTTTTGCATCCTCTGAATCGTTGTAAAGTAGTCTGAGCACAATGTCCGATAAATTGTATGCGCACATAATCGTAGATGTGACTGCGGGTTACCCGGccgcaattttattaacaatcaTATTTCGACGTAACTATTCAATCAAATGCTCGAATTAGTATTCGAGCCCAAGTCCCAAAACAATGAATACACATCGAAAACCAATTTAGTGTTTGTACGAAGAATAAATTAAAGTATACACAATATTCGCAGCAAATTAGGAATAAAACCAATTTGGAGCATAATTTCGGTCCGCCTGATAAATTCGGAACATGGGGCCCCAATGcggtttccttttttttttttcttttttttttctgttactAAGAGCATGTCGTaatttgttttacaaaaacaaaaaaaggggCAAGGACTTTGCTGTTTGGAGTGGTTTGTTTTCGTAGGCGCTctgaaatgttttaaaaggCATTTCGAAAGTCTTGATCTCGTATTATTTACCCAAGAAGTCCAATTATTTTCCAGGAAGGTAGAATGCGTCTttctacatttaaattttaagtaaaatgttaaaaagggGATCCGGCCAATGATTCCCTCAATTAAAGGGACGTTTTTAAACTCGAGCGACTCCAACTCTTTTATTTACTCGTGCCCCACGGGTTTCTGATTTCGAAAACAGGAACGCAAACGATCcgaaataattttctgttcGATTTAATAATGAGAGACTCCAAGTTAATTACCGATCGGCGGGGTGCTTGGTGAGGGCGATTGAGAAAAATTCTGAGCGTCCAGGTGCCAGATCCTTGCAGGTGGGGGAGTGACGCTCCCCTGGGGAAACCTGTCAAAACGACGGGTGTTTACCGAGATTGCACAGAGCTGGCGTGCGACGACGTCCTTTCCGGAAAACTTTCCTCCTCCCGGACTCAAGAATTGATCCCCGGACAGATACATTCTATACGATCCCGAGAACCGACATAAAAGTGACTTCGTAAGAAAATATTGCTgtctatttatattttatacgtCATTATAATGTCATTCTTGCCCCGGAGGCGTATTTGCTCTGCTCTCATAAATCCTTCTGGCCCATTGATTAGTGCTCCTTTCTCACATTATTGGCATTCGCATTCCTTTCCTTTCTACTATCTTTTACACTCTGTAAAACAGCTAAACAATAAATAGGGCtttgtttcttgtttttgtttgGGAATAACGTCTCACCAACCGACGGGGATCGTTGTTGTTACGGTGAAATTAAACGTTATTCTCGGTTAAAACTAAATGAGAATAAAACTCGCCATTTACCAAGCGCCGTCCCATGTCCTGTACGTACCCGTTTGCGACGCCAAGTGCCATGTGGTGTGTGAAgagtcattttcaaaaattaaaaaaaaaacaaaaaaaaacaacgaacAATCCGCCTCAGATATATGGGACGTATTCAAAGGTTCATTTGCCGTACAATTGAAACTCTTTTTTCAGAGGTGGGAAAATGTTTCTCCCACATCATCGAATGAATTAACCATTCGCGGGGTCAACGGTTGTGTGTAATTTTGCACCCTCAGGAATAAATTGCTTTCCCCATTTCATAACTAATTAAACATCGGGCCtcttttaattggttttttgtgtttgtagTTGCCAAAAACTTTCGAACCCTTGCTGATGAGGGACGagtaatgaaaaattctgGTTCAGTCCCAAAAGTGCAAAGGCAAAAATTGCTCCCCGTTCTCAAGTAGCGATTGTGCAGCCTCAACTCACGGCCGTCGATGAGAAAGTATTTAcgttttctaatttaataaaattaaagatttacTTTCAAGAATTCCAATAACACCAATTAATAAGTCGGGAAACAATTTATAGCATTTAGTCTAATTGCACAACAGCTTTTCGCCCTTTGTTCCCGATATCTTAGTTTATGCTCCACTGAATGTTGATTTCGAGAGAtcctttaattaaattgtttctcAATGCCTTAAGTAGCCCAACAATAGCTCCTTCTTGCTCAAGTGTCCTTATCGAGTCCCGGCCAAGATCAAATTAAATCTACATCTTGTTGAGCCATCAATAAAAGCTATGAAAATGGTCGCAGGAATGCACGGACCGAACTAGTAAACCCAGAAAACCGATAATCTGACGTATGGAACGGCAATCATGAAATCCATCTGAAATCCATCGAGATTGGCATTAATAAGGTCCTTTTTCCAACGGTCCGAAAAGAAATTAACAGGGATTCGGTTTTTTGTCGGCCATTAGAAGATCGACGTATGCCGaggatacagggtgttgttcGTGCTGGGACCGAGAGCAAACGCCTGACACCTCGGTTGGTTAGTTGTTGTCGCAGGCGAGGACACCGTGCAAAGTTATTTTCCTAATGATGTTTCACTTGAAAACCTGCAGCAGTCGCTCAAATCATAAGACGCTGAGGAAAATTACAAATCTCTCGTCCTTCATCGCTGTGATCTATATAAACATGGAACTCTAGATCAATTCTCCGGGTTTATCTGAGACTGAATCGACTAACCTCCCAATATTTAATACCTGTCTGCTTCTGAACAAAAATAGAGCACCCTCCGTTATCAATAATAGCCAAAGCAaagctataaaaataaaataatgcctCCATTCAGATCCCGCAGGGAAATACGATGATGGATCGTGAAGAGAATAAAACCCTATCGAAACCTCGCATTCGACTGTGCTCTATCTGCTTATTCTCTTTAGATTTTCGCAATAACAAATAGGTTTAAATGAGCTGCACATATCCAGGTTTTAACGTGTCGAGACATCAAATTAAAAGCATCTTTCCCAGAGCAGTCCGACAAGAATCGACGGGACTGTTGCTCTTTAAAGGGTCGTCGATAGGCACGGGCTCATTGagtgtttttgatttttaagtgATCGAGCCCATCGAGTGTAGGGCCTGTCTGTCTTGCGCTCCACAAGCTCGAGCCTGTGTAAAGCCCAAATCTGGTCTCAAAGTGAGTTGTCAActttttccaatataaatatGGTTCAACCGAAGGAGCTACCTCGTCCATCCGACTTAAACTACGGTCAGTTTCTCATGGCTTCCGGCCAAGACCTGACACCGCAGTTATATACTCGTATATTGAGCCCCACTTTATCGATTCTATAGCTTTATTAATACCCATTGTATTAAATCATTCTGGAGAATATTGTGCGAGACCTTAAGGTTATTGGAAGCCTTGTCTCATTAAGAGCCTTTATTAAATGACTATGATAATTGATTTTGGATGTCTTGAAGGTGTTAATATCCTGTGGGCAAACCGTGAGATGGAATATAATATTGTAGGAGTGTAAAATTCGTGTGAAGGCACGGACTTGAACGTTCCTTTCACACCATTACTCCTCGTTTAGAACTGCGtatgagaaaatttatttaaaaaaatagtacgaTGGGGTTACGGTTtcgtgaataaataataagtttcGCGTTTGTTTCGCACGTAGAATCttgtaaataaatgtaatCTGCAAGGGAAATCTGAAAACAGAGCCCGAAGAAAGTTTAACCGTTAAGGTCGATCACTGTGAAAATGTGCCTATTTGATTCGGCCAACAATTGCATATAATCCGGGATAGTTTAGAATGCCTTaaatagatattaaaaaataaataaacaaataaattctaGTATCTCGACAAAAGACCAAGTGGACGTCTCGGTGTGAACCGCCCTCTAGAACGAACCTGAACCGAACCTGTCTGGGATGTGCTTAACCGAACTGATCAGGCTGGTGGTGGCCGTGCGGTAAGGTCTGATGTgtttttaagttgaaattgGTAGCGAGAACATGTTCGTGTTCGCTACTAGTTTTTCCCTAAAACGTGTCGTCACGCTTGTGAATTGCAATTCTCTCAAATTGTCATGGATGTGTAGTTTTCAAAATCCCATCATCTCATACTATCCAGTTACATCCATTCGCACCATGAATGGATTTAGCCGGGCTGCGCTGTGCTGATTTGCGGCCGTTAAATCCAACATTACAATATACGATGCTATAATGTTGTTGGCAGGCAATATTACCGGACTATTATCGGCGCCCTCGGTATCTATATCGCACTCCTTTCCACACTTACTTTCTTTCGTAAATAATGTAGGTATTCCTCTTGCCCTGTCCGAACCCGGGTCGAACTAGTCAAAAGGTAATTTGAGAC is part of the Euwallacea fornicatus isolate EFF26 chromosome 8, ASM4011564v1, whole genome shotgun sequence genome and harbors:
- the LOC136340723 gene encoding uncharacterized protein isoform X2 — protein: MKQTMSPPKIFTHRIGSVTFPNYFSAPPKTMLKYCIFFHYMFSLAMLVKLTPYILKQFNISIVPVEELEVPDPLTWELVWLPSVLSSTLALHSMRKNSYVLMRYYMTGIVLLGFLPLLNGILEWLPEVIMIYPVDCSGTDLYSSLRMYIRFPSTLGTSYYVIGGSVATTWTRRFNTEKCLPFRTLFVLLRKYIYTDTGCVLDIRRIFKRIFFEPNDRRRSHKHMSVIISFSKIKCYK
- the LOC136340723 gene encoding protein jagunal-like isoform X1; its protein translation is MSTVPLENLRRETATRSPSMECLDEADDVSTQNIHAQDRLSAPPKTMLKYCIFFHYMFSLAMLVKLTPYILKQFNISIVPVEELEVPDPLTWELVWLPSVLSSTLALHSMRKNSYVLMRYYMTGIVLLGFLPLLNGILEWLPEVIMIYPVDCSGTDLYSSLRMYIRFPSTLGTSYYVIGGSVATTWTRRFNTEKCLPFRTLFVLLRKYIYTDTGCVLDIRRIFKRIFFEPNDRRRSHKHMSVIISFSKIKCYK
- the LOC136340723 gene encoding protein jagunal-like isoform X3; its protein translation is MSTVPLENLRRETATRSPSMECLDEADDVSTQNIHAQDRLSAPPKTMLKYCIFFHYMFSLAMLVKLTPYILKQFNISIVPVEELEVPDPLTWELVWLPSVLSSTLALHSMRKNSYVLMRYYMTGIVLLGFLPLLNGILEWLPEVIMYVFAENFIDFYDIFFWMDLPCGLLWYGFIFLAANVHSFSLYFGYKLLCDWRLSSNHMD